The proteins below come from a single Agromyces flavus genomic window:
- a CDS encoding zinc ribbon domain-containing protein produces the protein MFLFIGVFPREREIAVAHIRCDHCHAVAAQHIVESGSRLWVFLVPLFTFGRRYVMLCEHCGWATELSRDAARRAAELAGRSRPSS, from the coding sequence ATGTTCCTGTTCATCGGCGTCTTCCCGCGCGAGCGGGAGATCGCCGTGGCGCACATCCGGTGCGACCACTGCCACGCGGTGGCCGCGCAGCACATCGTCGAGAGCGGCAGCCGGCTGTGGGTGTTCCTCGTCCCGCTGTTCACGTTCGGGCGCCGGTACGTCATGCTCTGCGAGCACTGCGGATGGGCCACCGAGCTGAGCCGTGACGCCGCGCGCCGCGCCGCCGAGCTGGCCGGCCGGAGCAGGCCGTCGTCGTGA
- a CDS encoding AfsR/SARP family transcriptional regulator, with protein sequence MSSLLVGRDTGDGVAPAIERAPSVCLLDGPYVMDDERRLPVPEGSERLLVFVALRNGHAVSRRKVAGTLWPSVPDDRAAGNLRTALWRLRCSGIEILEADRHTLWLRFGTRIDVAAVEQWAGRLVDGTAGPDDVSLRRFHPAAIELLPGWYDDWVVFERERLRQRLLHALEALSRRLADEGRFGEAVEAAMTAIDIDPLRESAQRSLILVHLCEGNLAEARRAYLQYARRLRAELGVAPSAQLIGLVRPWIH encoded by the coding sequence ATGTCGAGTCTGCTCGTCGGTCGCGACACGGGGGACGGCGTCGCCCCGGCCATCGAGCGGGCACCGTCGGTGTGCCTGCTCGATGGGCCGTACGTCATGGACGACGAGCGCCGGCTGCCCGTGCCGGAGGGGAGCGAACGGCTCCTCGTGTTCGTCGCGCTCCGGAACGGGCACGCGGTGAGCCGTCGCAAGGTGGCCGGTACGCTGTGGCCCTCGGTTCCGGATGACCGCGCGGCCGGCAACCTGAGAACGGCGCTGTGGCGCCTCCGGTGCTCGGGCATCGAGATCCTCGAGGCCGATCGGCACACGCTGTGGCTGCGGTTCGGGACGAGGATCGACGTTGCGGCGGTCGAGCAGTGGGCGGGCCGGCTGGTCGACGGCACCGCCGGCCCCGACGACGTCTCGCTGCGCCGCTTCCACCCGGCGGCGATCGAACTGCTGCCCGGATGGTACGACGACTGGGTCGTCTTCGAACGCGAGCGGCTCCGGCAGCGGCTCCTGCACGCCCTCGAGGCGCTCAGTCGCCGGCTCGCCGACGAGGGACGGTTCGGCGAGGCCGTCGAGGCGGCGATGACCGCGATCGACATCGATCCGCTGCGGGAGAGCGCGCAGCGATCGCTCATCCTGGTGCACCTGTGCGAGGGCAACCTCGCGGAGGCGCGGCGCGCCTACCTGCAGTACGCGCGCCGACTCCGCGCCGAGCTCGGCGTCGCGCCGAGCGCGCAGCTCATCGGGCTGGTCCGTCCTTGGATCCACTAG
- a CDS encoding ketohydroxyglutarate aldolase, whose product MDWTKVSVTVDDEHLDTIDDVAEGLRERGMQVEQVLPSVGIVTGSAQDIAALNSVPGVASVDLEEGIDIGPPDQEIQ is encoded by the coding sequence ATGGACTGGACGAAGGTCAGCGTCACGGTTGACGACGAGCACCTCGACACGATCGACGACGTGGCCGAGGGGCTGCGCGAACGCGGCATGCAGGTCGAGCAGGTGCTGCCGAGCGTGGGCATCGTGACCGGGTCGGCGCAGGATATCGCTGCGCTGAACTCCGTGCCCGGCGTCGCGTCGGTCGATCTCGAGGAGGGCATCGACATCGGACCGCCCGACCAGGAGATCCAGTGA
- a CDS encoding metallopeptidase family protein: protein MVDISDEDFERMVSEVFDSLPDDMVRGLENVAILIENQPPGQRPRLYGLYAGHPLKTRGVYGFGELPDRITLFKNNMQEHSADLESLRTRVRITLVHEIGHYFGLDDARLRELGWA from the coding sequence ATGGTCGACATCTCCGACGAGGACTTCGAGCGGATGGTCTCCGAGGTGTTCGATTCGCTGCCCGACGACATGGTCCGCGGGCTCGAGAACGTCGCGATCCTCATCGAGAACCAGCCGCCGGGGCAACGACCCCGGCTCTATGGGCTGTACGCCGGGCATCCGCTGAAGACGCGCGGCGTCTACGGATTCGGCGAGCTTCCCGACCGGATCACCCTCTTCAAGAACAACATGCAGGAGCACAGCGCCGACCTCGAGTCCCTGCGCACGCGGGTGCGCATCACGCTCGTGCACGAGATCGGGCACTACTTCGGGCTCGACGACGCCCGGCTGCGCGAGCTGGGGTGGGCGTAG
- a CDS encoding S8 family serine peptidase, giving the protein MIESGPGSQVAITPEGPTLSTPPETTGRFIIVFAEGADPASVLQEAGLDDVVSSQELAGEEGAVASNDTVFEQLGMAVVSVEPGQLGALESTEEGPQRVLSVSPELIHHVRGDDYVRGYADGVNDLAGRLGVTSTPAANAPGGPPETPGVQFFRDSTDFTWGIQATKAQLSTFSGQGISVAVLDTGFDSAHPDFVGRSVTTQSFIPNESPQDGHGHGTHCIGTSCGPKSPGTGPRYGVAYNAAIFAGKVLSNGGSGSDGGILAGIDWAITNGCQVISMSLGADVPRIHPPYTAAGKRALDKGSLIVAAAGNNAMRTDLKYGFVGAPANSPYIVAVAALNQQLDVAFFSARTLADMNGGQVDVAGPGYQVYSSWPMPTQYRTISGTSMATPHVAGLAALWAEATGYRGNELWSLLMQNGRRLMAPSLDVGSGLVLAP; this is encoded by the coding sequence ATGATCGAGTCAGGACCCGGGTCGCAGGTCGCGATCACGCCCGAGGGGCCGACCCTGTCCACGCCACCGGAGACGACCGGCAGGTTCATCATCGTGTTCGCCGAGGGCGCCGACCCGGCGAGCGTCCTGCAGGAGGCCGGACTCGACGACGTCGTGAGCTCCCAGGAACTCGCCGGCGAGGAGGGCGCCGTCGCCTCGAACGACACCGTCTTCGAGCAGCTCGGCATGGCGGTCGTCAGCGTCGAACCCGGCCAGCTGGGCGCGCTCGAGTCCACCGAGGAGGGCCCGCAGCGGGTGCTGTCGGTCTCCCCCGAGCTCATCCACCACGTGCGCGGCGACGACTACGTGCGCGGGTACGCCGACGGCGTGAACGACCTGGCGGGCCGTCTCGGCGTGACGTCGACGCCGGCCGCCAACGCACCCGGCGGCCCGCCCGAGACCCCGGGCGTGCAGTTCTTCCGCGACTCGACCGACTTCACCTGGGGCATCCAGGCGACGAAGGCGCAGCTGTCCACGTTCTCGGGTCAGGGCATCTCGGTCGCGGTGCTCGACACGGGCTTCGACTCGGCGCATCCCGACTTCGTCGGGCGATCGGTGACCACGCAGTCGTTCATCCCCAACGAGTCGCCCCAGGACGGCCACGGGCACGGCACGCACTGCATCGGCACCTCGTGCGGCCCGAAGTCGCCGGGCACCGGTCCCCGGTACGGCGTCGCGTACAACGCCGCGATCTTCGCGGGCAAGGTGCTGAGCAACGGCGGATCCGGATCCGACGGCGGCATCCTCGCCGGCATCGACTGGGCGATCACGAACGGCTGCCAGGTCATCTCGATGTCCCTCGGCGCGGACGTTCCGCGCATCCATCCGCCGTACACGGCCGCCGGGAAGCGTGCGCTCGACAAGGGCAGCCTCATCGTCGCCGCCGCCGGCAACAACGCGATGCGCACCGACCTGAAGTACGGCTTCGTGGGCGCGCCCGCGAACAGCCCGTACATCGTCGCGGTCGCGGCCCTCAACCAGCAGCTCGATGTCGCGTTCTTCTCGGCGCGCACCCTCGCCGACATGAACGGCGGGCAGGTGGATGTCGCGGGGCCGGGATACCAGGTGTACTCGTCATGGCCCATGCCGACGCAGTACCGCACGATCAGCGGAACGAGCATGGCGACGCCGCACGTCGCCGGACTCGCCGCGCTGTGGGCCGAGGCCACCGGCTACCGCGGCAACGAGCTCTGGTCGCTGCTCATGCAGAACGGTCGGCGCCTGATGGCTCCGTCGCTCGACGTCGGTTCGGGACTCGTGCTGGCGCCATGA